GCAATTCCCTAACCGCGTCCAAAACAAGCAGGCCATCATTGCTTTTCTCAATTCACTTACTGACACCAACTACGACCGAACCGTGCCTGCCACGGTACCCAGCGGCTTAGCAGTGGGTGGTAATATTCAGTAAAATGCATGCTTGAGTTGCTTTTTCCCGCCAGCTTCTGCAATGCGTTGACGCAGCGCAGCGCACATGTGCGCCCGCTCCGTGTTTCTACCTTGCCAGTGGCCATGCTGCTCGCGCGCCTGCTGAGCCAGCCCAGCAGCCCCCGGGCGTAGCGGCAACCATCTTTTATCTATCTTGTATAAGACACGTATCACTTGAGTAAAAACTACTGGTTGAGCCAGCTGCGGGCCGCTATTCCCTCCTCATCTAATGGCCGTTCCCGATGATGATGCGCTGAATGCCCGCCTGTCGCTGCTGCGCAAGGCTGACCCCTCCGCGTTTATCGAACTGCTTTTCAAAACCTTTTACGCCCCCCTCGGGACCGTAGTGTACCGCGTCGTGTCCGACCGGGATGTGGTAGAGGACATATTGCAAGATGTATTTATGCGAATATGGCAAGGCATGGCCGCCCTGCCGGAGATAGCGTCGTACCGGGCCTACCTCACCCGCATGAGTCTGAATGCCGCCATTCGCTACCAGCAGCGGGCGCAGCGTCAGGTAGCCTGGGATGATGCCCCGCCCGACACTGCGCCGGTGGCCCCCAATGCGCTGGCCGAGCTACATGCCTCCGAAACTGCCGAGGCCGTTGCGGCTGCCCTGTCGCAGCTGCCGCCCCAGTGCCGCATTGTGTTTGAGCTGAGTCGCTACGAGGAAATGAGCTACCAGCAGATAGCCGATGCGCTGGAAATATCGCCCAAAACGGTGGAGAACCAGATGGGCAAGGCGTTGCGCATTATGCGCCGCGAACTGGCCGGCGTATTGAAAAACCTGTATTGGCTGCTGTTTTATATGAGCACCGCCAGCCTGAGCGCGCACCAGCTACCTGCGTTTCACCACAGCGGGTGTGCGGGGCAGCTCGGGCATCTGCGCTATTTTTGCGGGGTCGCGTGGGGGTAGCGCAGGGCTGGCGTATCTGCTATTCATCCGGGCTATTTTTTCAGGCCAACTTATTCTCCCTATGACGCAGCGCTACTCCGACCCGGCCGATGCCCCTTGGGTGCTGCTGGCCCGCCACCTGGCCGCCGAAGCCTCGGCGAGCGAGCGGGCGGAGCTGCGCGCCTGGGTACAGGCCGACCCTACTCATCTGCAAATCCTGACCACCGTCACCCGGGCCTGGGAGCGGGCCAGCGAGGCTACGCCTGGCCCGGTGCTGTTCTCACCCGCCGACGTAGAAGCTGCCTGGCAGCGCTTCCGGCCGCTAATGACTGCTGCCGTATCGACCCCGGCCGCCACGCCGGTTGTGCGTCCGCTTTGGCCCATCAGGCAACTGGCCGCTGCCCACCGCTGGCAACTGGCCGCTGGCCTGGCATTACTGCTGGGTGCGGGCTATGCGTTAGCAAAATCGGGGCTTTTTAAACCCCGGGAACAGGTGTTGACCTACGCCAGTGCCGCTGCTCGCCGTGCGGTGCGGCTGCCCGATGGTAGCACCGTTTGGCTCCACGCGCATTCGCGGCTGCGGTATGCAGGAGTAGGGCCGGAGCCGGCCCGTGGGGTGCGGGCCGTGCAGCTCACGGGTGAAGCGTATTTTGAGGTGCTGCCCAACCCGGCCCGGCCGTTTGTGGTGAGTACGACCACGGCCCGCGTACGGGTAACCGGTACAGCTTTCAATGTGCGCGCCTATGCCGCCGAAGACTCTGTAGAAGTTAGCGTAACCCACGGGCAAGTGTGGCTCTCGCACCTGGCACCCACCGACAGCGTGCAGCTGCTGGCGGGCACCCGGGCCGCCCTGCACGCCTCCGATGCGCCCGGCCGGATAGCCGCCCGCCTGCGCAGCAGTCCGGCCGCCGACCCCAATTTCCGGGCCTGGCAAACGGATACGCTACGGTTTGTAGATGCGCCGCTGACGCAGGTAACCCAAACGTTGCGGGCCACCTTCGGCACGACCATCGAGCTGCGCGATGCCGGCCTGGGGCAGTGCCGCTTTACCGGCACGTTTCCGCACCCGCAGCCGGCGGCCGTGCTGGCGGTGGTGGCAGCGGCTACGGCCAGCCGCCTCGCGCTCGACGAGCGCGGCAGCTACCAGTTGCAGGGGCCCGGCTGCGCTACCCCGGCTTCGGGGCTTCAAACTCCGGCGGCGTCGGCTACCCGCACGCCCCGGCCGTGACCTGCCAGCGGGCACACCACTACAGCGGCCGACTGGCCTGGCCGGTGCTGATGCTGTTGGCCTTGCTGGCCCTGCGCCCAGCGCGCGCACAAACCGTTACCCCAGCGCTAGCCCGGCTGGTGCAGCCGGCGCCGGGCACCCGTTCGCTGGGCGCGGTACTGGCTGAGCTGTCGCGCCAGGGGCATCTGCCGCTCAGCTATAGCAGCTCGCTGGTACCCGTGGCGCACCCTTGTACCTTGCGGCCCGGCCCCGCCCGGCCGCTGAAGGTGATATTGGGGGAAGTGCTGGCTGCCGAGCACTTATCCTACGGGCTGCTGAATGGGCAGCTGGTACTGTGGCCCGACCACGTGGCCGCGCCTCCAGGGGTGGCAGCGGTGAATGGGCGGGCTGCCTCCGCCGGCTTTCTTCCCGCCTCACCCTCCTCAAGCGCTATGGCGGCTGGCCGGGCCGGCAAAGCAGCTAACCCAACTGTATCACCCAGCGGCTCACCAGTGCCGGTAAGTGAGCACTCAAAGTCTTCATTAACAGATAGTAAGCCAGTGGCTGCCAATGGCCTTGCGGCCGACCAGCACACTCAGGTAGAGCGCGCGGGCAAACCCTTGCCTACTGTTACGGCAAGAAATAAAAAGGCAGCGACCAGCCCGCGTCAAGCCTTAGGCAAGCAAGCGCTACCCGGCCGCCCGGCCGTTACCCCCGTGGCTGAGCCCCGCACGGCCCTGCCTGTGCCTCAAAAGTCAGGCAGCGGTGCTGCTTACTCTAGAGCTATAGCTCGCGCTAAGTCAGTAGAGAAAAAAGCCCTTAGCCAGGCGGCGACAGCTGCCCGGCCTGGCAGCCGCCGAAGGCCGGTGCGTATACTAAGCCTGAACCGCCGCCCAGCGCCGCGAGAACCAGCTTTTTCAGCAGCTTTGCCCCCCGAGCCGGGCCCGGCTCGGGGGGCGATAGCCTTGCTAGCGCCAGTGCCGGCCTCGAACGTGCTCGTCTCAGAGCCCACCGGATTGCCCCAGGCGGTGCCGCTGCCACCGGACCTGAAGCCCAGCCCAAAGCAAAGTTTGCTGGCTGGTTCAGCACTATCCGCCGTAGCTGAAAGCACTAATCGGCCGGCGCTGGCTGGGCTGCTGCACCGCGGCTACCTGCATGGGGAAGCCTGGACCAGTGAAACCCTGCCGCTGAATGGGGCCGTTAAGCTTGGCGTGCCGCGTATTTACCTGGTGCTGGGCGCGGCACTCGGGCTATTTGACCATCAGTCGGGCCCAAGCTGGGGAGTAGGTATCGGCACCGCCGGCCGCAGCCGGGGGCGCTTCACGCTCAGCCTCGACCTGATGCAGTGGTTTGTGGGCGGCGACCGGGAGGCGCCGCCGAGCCTGCTTACGCAGCTGCGGCCGCTGCTGGCCTGGCAGCTCAGGCAGGGCAGCCGCTGGCAGCTGCTGGCCGGCCCTACCCTGAACCTGGCCACTGCTCATCAGGAGGGCCCGCGCCTCCACTGGCCGCTGGGCCAGGACCAGTGGCTCTGGCTCAGCTCCGACCGCGGGCCGGACCTGCTGCGCCTCTGGCCCGGCCTGCAAGTAGGGCTGCGTTTTTGAGCAAGGGTTTGCTACCGGTTGCTTAGCGCTTTCAGCAGGCAGTAGCTTGCTGTTCATATTAAAAATTACTTATATAGTAAAAAATCAGTGCATCCGGTAAGCTGCCGGATGCACTGACTGGTAGCGGCGGCGTTGCCAGCTCCTTAATTGGAGCCGGTAGTGCTAGTCGTAGTTGTGGTGGTGTTTACGCTGATGCAGCCCAGCTCGACCAGTGGCCCGGCGCTGCAGGTGTTCACATCGTCGGCATCGCCATCATTGCGCTTGATGGTGTAGCCCACCAGTACTTTCTCGCCGGCCTTGGCGTGGAAGTTGGTCCAGTTTGGGCCCGTCGGTATCACGTAGGTGCTGTCGGAAAGGTGCAGCACCAGGCCGCAGCCGGTGGTCTTGCTCAGGTCTACCACCACGGCGGCGGTGTTGCAGGTGCCGCCCGTGGGGCTGCAGCTGCCTTTTGTGCCGTCTTTCTCAAAGCAGCCGGTGAGCAAGGTGCTGGCACCTAAGGTAAAGAGGGTAAGCGCGGCGAAAGCCGCGCGGCGGGCAGAAAACATGTTCATAAAAAAGGTTGAAAAAGTGAGTTGAAAAAAGAAAAAGGGTAACTAAGAAATAGAGCAGGAGCGAGCGGCGTAGCGTTAGGGTATTACTTCCACCCAGCCCTTGTAGCGGCGGCCATCGGTGAAGGTGACGAGGTAGTAGTAGATGCCCCCGGCGCCGGCACCGGTCCAGCTAAAGCTGCGCGCGGGCGACTGGTACACCAGCCGGCCCCAGCGCGAAAAGATGCTGACGCCCGCAAACTGCGCGTCGCAGAAATCGGGCGGGAGGGCCCGGTCAAGGGTGAAGACATCGTTGAGGCCGTCGCCATTGGGCGTGATGATATTAGGCGGGCGAAAAGCCAGCGAGTCGCCGGGGCGCACCACCTCGAAGCGGATAAGGCGCGTGAGCTGGTGCGGGGTGCAGATGTTGCCGGCCTGGGCCAGCGTAAAATGCACCAGCAGGCCAGTTGGGCTGGCCGTGGCCGGGCCACAGGCCGGCTGCCAGCTAAAGGTGGCAGCAGCGCGGCCGTTGCCATTTTGGGCGCTAAAGCTCATGCCCACGGCAGCCAGGTCAAAGCCCTCACCGGCGGCGGTTAGCGTCAGCGCATTCGGAGCCGCATCGGTGCCGAGCAGGGTAGCCGTATAGGGCTGGCCCAGGGCCACGCGCACAACGGCGGGCGTAGTTTCGGGCACTGGCTCGGGTGGAAAGCTGGTTGTAAGAACCGGAGTAGTGCTCAGGGGCGGGGCAGCCGTAAACGCCACCCGTATCGTGTCGTGCTTGGGCAGCGAGCAGCCATTGTCGGCCACTACCACGTTGAGCAGGTAAACTTTTCCCTTGGTATCGGCACAGGTG
The sequence above is drawn from the Hymenobacter baengnokdamensis genome and encodes:
- a CDS encoding RNA polymerase sigma-70 factor, with the protein product MAVPDDDALNARLSLLRKADPSAFIELLFKTFYAPLGTVVYRVVSDRDVVEDILQDVFMRIWQGMAALPEIASYRAYLTRMSLNAAIRYQQRAQRQVAWDDAPPDTAPVAPNALAELHASETAEAVAAALSQLPPQCRIVFELSRYEEMSYQQIADALEISPKTVENQMGKALRIMRRELAGVLKNLYWLLFYMSTASLSAHQLPAFHHSGCAGQLGHLRYFCGVAWG
- a CDS encoding FecR family protein, with amino-acid sequence MTQRYSDPADAPWVLLARHLAAEASASERAELRAWVQADPTHLQILTTVTRAWERASEATPGPVLFSPADVEAAWQRFRPLMTAAVSTPAATPVVRPLWPIRQLAAAHRWQLAAGLALLLGAGYALAKSGLFKPREQVLTYASAAARRAVRLPDGSTVWLHAHSRLRYAGVGPEPARGVRAVQLTGEAYFEVLPNPARPFVVSTTTARVRVTGTAFNVRAYAAEDSVEVSVTHGQVWLSHLAPTDSVQLLAGTRAALHASDAPGRIAARLRSSPAADPNFRAWQTDTLRFVDAPLTQVTQTLRATFGTTIELRDAGLGQCRFTGTFPHPQPAAVLAVVAAATASRLALDERGSYQLQGPGCATPASGLQTPAASATRTPRP